DNA sequence from the Sediminibacillus dalangtanensis genome:
TATTCCAAAATTTTTGGAGTTCCTTTGTACAGCGGGTTTATGTATGCAAGTGTCGCGAGCTATCTTTGCCAGGCTTGGAGAAGGCTGGATGTGGAACTGATTAAATGGCCCCCGTTTGTGATCGTTGTCCCTCTTGCAGCGGCGATATACCTAAACTTTTTCACCCACCATTATTGGATGGACGTTCGTTGGATTTTGTCAGGTCTTGTGGTAATTGTCTTTTGGAAGTCCTGGGTCAGCTACGAGGTTAATGGTACGCGTTACCGTATGCCGCTGGCACTATCATTCGTGCTAATTGGCTTTTTTATTTGGATAGCAGAAAATATCGCAACATTCTTTAGTGCATGGGAATATCCGAACCAAGCCGATGCATGGAGTCTCGTTCATCTGGGCAAGGTGAGCTCCTGGCTTTTACTGGTGATTGTCAGCTTTCTCATCGTAGCGACGTTAAAACAGGTGAAGGAGAACGTTTCCTCGGATTCAACTACAAGAGAATTTCCATCTGAAGTTGATTCCTACAAATTAAACAGCGATCATCCAAGCCGATGATCGCTGTTTAATTTGCTTATATTTCTTTTTCAATTAATTCCTCGAAGGATTCAAGGTTTTCTTCAAATACGGGCACGGATTTTTCTTCCTCTGCTTTTCGGACCAAATGGACCAGCAGATCATTAAATGGTGTAGGAGTTCCGGTTTCTTTTCCTTTTGCAACTACTTCCCCATTAATATAGTCAATTTCTGACTTGCGATGCTTTTCCAAGTCCTGCAGCATACTTGCCCGCAACAGGGCTTGGGGCTCGAAAACTTTTCTTGCCATGCTGATTACCTCTGATAGGTTGCTCTTGTCCTTGTTTATTTTAAATGTCTTGGCAACATCGATGCCGGCAATAGAGGTGAATTCTACACCGGATGCTTGTCCGGCTTCCAGGGTTTCATCCGCAAGCATGACCGCACTGGTTACAGCCGTGTCATTCGCCAGTACATCTCCATAAGTACAGCCGAACACGGTAGAAGTACCGCTCATTGCAACGTTGACCAACAGCTTGGACCATTTCGTGCCGATCAGGTTTGTGGAAATTTCTGTTCCGCCTACAAGCTCCAGGACGTCCTTCAGTTTTTCCGTCCGTTCTGTGATACTGCCGTCCAGCTCACCGATTTGAAAAGCATTGGCTTTGAAGGATTCCGATGCGGTAGTCAACTCCGAGACGCCAGGTTTGATCCAGGTAGCGCCGAATTCCACTGAACCTCCAATCACACGTTTTTCGCCTAGTTCATCTGCAAGCCCTTCTTCCGGCACGCCGTTCTGCAAAGAAAGAACGATGCTTTCTTCGTTTATGTACTGCTTAAGGTTTTTCAACACTTGCACGTTATAGACCTGCTTTGTCAGCAGTAACACCAAATCATACACACCGTTCATCTCAGCGGGGGTAATGGCTGTTACGGGAATGGTTTCTTCCACTGTACCAACTATCGTTGCCCCCGACTTATTCAACGCATCCACGTGCTCCTGGTTTACATCGATTAAATCCACTGTTTGCTTTCCTTTTGATAAATAAGCTCCAATTATTGTTCCTAAAGACCCGGCACCCATAACTGCGATCCTCATTGAAAAACCTCCCATGATGTATGAATAATTAGGTTAATATACCTAAAAAAATACTGTTAAAAACATTAAAATTATAACAAAACGGGAATATTTTATCAAACGGTATTCCTTTTATGGGTAAAATGTATTACGATGGAAACCACGGAAAAATATTCTTTAATTTCAGATTGATAGGGGAAAGGGAGATAGTATGGAACAGCATGATAGCTATAATACGCAGCGAGTACATAAGGTCAACTTGGTGTTGCTGTTAATCGTCGTTTTTCTGTTAGTCATTCCGATTGTCATCGAGCGGGGGCTTGGTG
Encoded proteins:
- a CDS encoding DUF817 domain-containing protein, whose protein sequence is MRPVKQLIRFGWEQALSCLFPVVIFTSLALTKITPVPLLPRYDWLLIICLLMQVLMVYAGLETKDELKVITLFHVIGLALELFKVHMGSWSYPEEGYSKIFGVPLYSGFMYASVASYLCQAWRRLDVELIKWPPFVIVVPLAAAIYLNFFTHHYWMDVRWILSGLVVIVFWKSWVSYEVNGTRYRMPLALSFVLIGFFIWIAENIATFFSAWEYPNQADAWSLVHLGKVSSWLLLVIVSFLIVATLKQVKENVSSDSTTREFPSEVDSYKLNSDHPSR
- a CDS encoding ketopantoate reductase family protein, whose translation is MRIAVMGAGSLGTIIGAYLSKGKQTVDLIDVNQEHVDALNKSGATIVGTVEETIPVTAITPAEMNGVYDLVLLLTKQVYNVQVLKNLKQYINEESIVLSLQNGVPEEGLADELGEKRVIGGSVEFGATWIKPGVSELTTASESFKANAFQIGELDGSITERTEKLKDVLELVGGTEISTNLIGTKWSKLLVNVAMSGTSTVFGCTYGDVLANDTAVTSAVMLADETLEAGQASGVEFTSIAGIDVAKTFKINKDKSNLSEVISMARKVFEPQALLRASMLQDLEKHRKSEIDYINGEVVAKGKETGTPTPFNDLLVHLVRKAEEEKSVPVFEENLESFEELIEKEI